ATCTGGAAAGCGAAAAGGACTGGttaaagttttgaaaacaaaagaagatgCCACACAAAACTTTGCCTCCTAATACTACATCCAGGATGGAGCACCCTGTACAAATTTCGCACGTGTCAACATTTTAACATGATATTATACCCAGGATGACACTTCTTGCAAGAGGacaaaagataaaagcaagACATCACTCAAGATGATTTTCTTGAATCTGGTGTAACAAAAATAACTACTACACCGTAAATAGTTTTGATACTACTCtagttttgtaaataatttttttattactattattgtataaaagtcaacaaaataaGATATGCACTAATAATgtacaatattttaatattataatctaattaaaaatatgatataaaataagtttatttaattttataataattatacggcatatcaattcttatttttaataagttgatAACATAAAACTTTaatgttaataataaatattcattaaatttttacataattaaaatttaaattcacatttttaatatttaacggtttaaagttaattttattaaaaatagttatatacttaactttaaaataaacaatgacaaaaattatactattgATTTTGGATATAAAATAAGCAATCTCTTAATAATAGTTATATATTTCATCATGattctcaatatattttattatatttttaataattttttatcaatttttaaccaatattattaaaatacgtGATAGCaagactatttttaaaaaatacataaaaataatttttctatcaaaattatgttaaagaataaagtttaccaaacattattttaaatttaatgaatataacgtcatgatcaaataaaataattggtttcagaattaattttagatatatttttatatatttaatttcatgttaaagaaaaatttaaaattaattgagttGAAATAAATTTGAGTAATTTTATGTTGGATTCAAAATTCTATATTAAATTTGACctctaacttaattttatattaaaaatccaaacataaatcacattttaaataatttcttttatttgcatTTTTAACGTACATTCTATTCTACAATTTACAATTCTTAGTATTCCCTTTCTTCTATATTGTCTAAATTCTTTCAAAGTTgacttctttaattaatttctttacttttcgGAGCATTTGCAgttctttgtttaattattttcaagtcaatattttttcaaatgtttAAGTTCCGTCACTATTtgtcttttatgttaaattGATCTATAATTCAGTTGAATGTGATATGATTTTTCATAAGTTTACTTACATATCAAATTTACATAcgaaacaaatatattttaagtttattaattaattatagataatattaaatataatttttaatgtgattattacaaattacaaagtcaataatcttaatatatatatatatatatatatatatgacaatttataaataaataaaaatgcaaataaaatatgttgtcaagttatttaaaattattagctattgatacttaaaaattaatttatctattgaaaaaaatgtttttttaaatcattttgtttgtttaaaaaaagaaagatgttAGAATGAAACTAGAAGTGATTGGGATAAAATTCACGTGAATCTATCATCTATGGTATGTTCTGGACATTATCATTCTTATCGGGCACACTGTCAGAACATGAGACAGTGACGTGTTCCCACTAATTATTTTCCACGTTAGCCACTGTGCACATGCCACTCCCATTAGCCATTAGGTATTGGAAATTATACTCTAAATAGTTCTTTAAGGTTCAAATTAGTCCCTAAGCAATAGTAAACGAGTTTAATGCCCAATGATGcagatttgtaaaaaaaataaaaatgaaatgaagtttTTTGAAATACCGGAAAAAGTAGTcgttatgaataaaaaaaattagaatcatTAAGAATTTACTTGGAATTCACTCGAATTGGTAAAAGAAAGAGTTGATCCAGGTGagtttttatgcttttatttcaaaaaaaattgttttatatttttatcttattataaattatcatttgaattattttaaaaattaataaatttattatatatgataagttatGATTGGatgatcatataattttttttatatttttagtgtataattttttttcacaataaaatttataaacatgtAGACTacatattcaatattttaaaaattactttaataaaaaaattaataatctacATCAAGATGGTTCCGAAGGCACGAGTTGCGCGATACACTGTCTGTATGCTGTACCTATCTCCAACGCACACACGATTCATTCATACCATGCGCCCACCCAGATCCAAGTTTCAGTGAAATATAAAGCCAATTTGATGTTACTTttggctaaaaaataaataaaataaaataatatagattatttaattaagttaatttcattaaattatgtcttttttaattaaagaataatatcaaatatattttttttaccttattaaatgaaaagtattttgatttttttttgttaaataaaatatgtgtaattaaaatttactgatattttttaaaaaaagtaagagaTTTTTGTTGATCATATAGGtactagttttgtttttttttgggacttttttctcttattttcttttttctgtctcCTACTTCTAAATATTAAGGAGGTCTTATTCATGGGGTACCCATGTGGGATTATCCATATATAATTCTGTTTAAGGGTCAACTCAACTTATTATCACGATAtattaatcttaaaattatatataactaaattatataattaaagagatatataactataattaatgtatattttataataggtattttaagatataaatgacatcaacataaatataatatcactTTAGACAAAATATTGGAGTATTTATTATGTCtattattaatacataattattttaaattataacttttaaaataatatataatatcaagTCAGGTTGAGAcgttacaaaatataatttggaCTCATCTTAAAAATGTAttggatttaattttttaaatctagaTTTATCAAAGATCCCTTCAAGCtatgcatattttgtgagatTGAACCAATTATAAACATCCCTAGTTTGttatccttattttttaaacaacctTTCCCCCTTAAAAACAACCAAAATGGGAAAAGAATAAGTTATTCCAAACATGCATTAGTTTCATttggatgaagaaaaaaaaaaaccttttgtaTAGTAGAAGAGTATGaaataattgaaaagaaaaaaatgttaagcaATAATAAAAAAGCTACGCATTTTTAGATTCGTAAAAGTAACCTATCTTCTGtagattttttctaaaaaaaaatttaagctagGATTCCcaaccaaattgaaaaaaaaaaataaacatttttattttattttaaacaaaaacaactgAAATGAGTAAATTTAAACTCTTGCAAACgtaatttgtgttttctttaacACTAGTCCTGTTAAATGCCGGCTAATTAAGTTAaagcttctttttttgtgtgtgggtAAGATTCAcaatatttaaaagttatttaaactcctgactatttttttttattatgattgggaaaataaaaacaaacaagaaaactaACTCCTATAAAAGGAGGTCTTTGGAGCTGCATCATCTCCGACGAAGACCCTCACGATACACATGGATATAGGAAAGATTCCAAGGAGTGGTTTTGAAGCTGTTTATCCTAGCTACTAACAATGGCAGTATGAGGATGGATTACATTCTCTTCCACTTCCAGCACGCAAACTCAGCTCAAAGAATCTCTCACTCACAAATAATTGCGTGTAATTCTGCATTCATATTCGACGTGAATCCACCAGAGCCTTTTTGACATCTCTGATCCACCGCCCAAAAAGGGTAGTTTTACTGATTTAAATTAAGTTACATGAACCTAATTATTAAAGGATACATAATATTTCAAagcatttacatatttttattcacaagttaaataataatttaaaccaCTCATTTTATCTTGAATCCTACGTCCTTACATTCATAAACAATGCCAAATTTGAATcggttttgttttcaaaattataacatGGACTATGTTTTTattgttgaaaaattaatttattaaattttaaatgtttgataaaattaacttttaactgttgaaataattaaaatatgtaaaatgatataaaataataaaatcataacttatttaaaaagatgataaaaaaatttaatagatgtattgaagataaaaataaaagaaaatataaaaaattagaagttaaaaactaatattttaaaaaataatacttaaataacattttaaaaaatgcttgaaactactgaaaaaaaaattatttttcaaacagccaaataaattttttacctaataaaaaaattaactaaaatatcttgtaaaatataattatttataagtcAAAACATATAGAACAAAAtactgattaaaaaattaaaaatatattattattatatatttttcataatttttaatataacttttaataaaaccCTTCAAACATCCTTGGAAGACTCATTATTTATTTCCTAAATGTAAATAAATGCTACTACTTCCctccatttttaattataagattatttttaaaaattcatttgtcttttttatataagatgtttttgtaatttctagatgtattaattattttttctttaagtatCCTtacttaattaagaaaataaaaaataaaaataataattttgaaataataatataattacttGAGAGatttaatataatcaattaaattaattatttttttaaagaacatgaattagttttaagaaaatgatatttttgaacGGCATACAATTCCTTCACGGTTCACACTTTAGTCTTCAGTCAACCCCCACCCCACGAGGTGCTCGAGCCATTTCGGTTCTCATCATTTACGAACTGTAGCAAAACATCATCttcattttattccatttttttaatttctttttctattgtattatttatttatcggATCTCAATCCTTTCCGGTTTCCAGTTTCAAAAGAAACTGTACACTGCACAGTGGTGTAGTCATAAATCTAACCAGTACttagtgaattttaattttaaatattgatttattatgtaataaacTAAACTGAATGATGAGATCCATGCAGTACATTAATAACTGCAGAGGTCAGAATCCATTATTTAGCGTACCTTTTGCTATTTCTCCccctctttatttctttttcatgttTCTATCCACGTTTATCTTTTTCTGAACTAAACCCATTATTACTTTACGACATTTAAAGGAAATAAAacgaaaaaaatatcttaactaaaaaataataactttttatttttatttgataaaaaataacttttttttgaatccattacttatattaatatattttatatatattatttgagtttcagtattttataatatcatGTTTACATATGCTATGTcacttttttaaatgatttttaaaaaaatgtgtttgatttaaaattgataaaaatttaatacatttttttaaaatattattagcaatttttttaatataatttaatttaaaagttcaaaaaatatataaatattaataaaataataactacaaaaatcaaattgaatcaaactaataaactattaattttatttgatttagattttattttaaataaaaattaaaccaaattaaatcttatatgttttttaagtttaatttaaatgacttcttcataaaaaaaaaattaaatcaaatcgaGCCACAAACTCTCTCATAATTATCCCCCTCAAATACGAAAAaggcaaagagagaaaagtatTCGTTCTAGTTttcttgaaaattaaatattttttcatagcaTAAAATAAccgaaaaatcacaaataattttatattaaaatgtaataaagtgttcaaatttttttatttcaaaattattattttaattaacataaacatttttacaatttatttgttaatgttcatttacttttttaaataaaaaatcttcaaattctTATTGGACTTAAGtgtacttttgttttttttattactgttaTTTCCTGAATtcgatttcttatttttttttcaaggactcattttttaatcatgcaattttaatctatttattaacttatcattaaaaaatcaataggaCTGACACAATAGTACTGTTGTTACCtcaacattttattaaatattacatgTTGACACAATAGATGAAGGgaaattgtataattaaaataataaaagaccaaatttgtgaaaaaCCAATAGGACTGAGTGTTAATTATAcaactttactttttttgggtcttttattattttaattaaacttttttatacaaataacatgtttttactttctttttttggggtgaatgacatatattttattttaattttagattgAAGTCTCCCATTAAAATAGTAGTATTAAATACTCATATCTTCTCTtgtagcaaaaaagaaaaaaagaaattcctATCAAGTCAATGTGGAGCCCATCCTTGTAATGATATCTTTGCACAACTTGGTCTTAGTCTTGTTTGTTTGGAACTGGCCCGCTTTAGTATAGTTTGGGAAGTCGAAAACTTTGAACCGCTTCTCCGGGAGACAAAAAAGGGAATTTTTGCAGAAAACGCTAACCAATTACCCAGACACACCCATTCTAACCAAAGCAAAAAAAGTCTTCTCAAAACGCCAGAGTCAGAGAGCAGAGTTCAAACCTCACGCCTTTGAACTAACTCTAAGCATTTACTCCAATAGCTATAGCTAGCCCCAACCCAACTCAGAGTACATCATTTCAATAACGCTTCCTTTTCACTCTTTTCTGGAACTCCCTCTTCTGTCTTATATATTTGCTCAGTGCAAAATCAAAAACCCACTCACTATTTTGGGTTCAAGCTGGATTTGATCTTAGCAAGCAAGAAAGAAGCTGTCTTGATGGCGAATCGTTGGTGGGCCGGGAGCGCGACGGTGAAGCCCAGTGAACAAGACAACGGTGACAACAACGGTACTCCCACCAACAGTGGGAACAGTAACACCAAAGTTAACGCGGTTCTCGAGGACGACGCAAACACCAACGAGCGCGACGGCGAAGAGCAGACCCTCAGCGGCGGGCGGCGGCCGCGTGGCAGGCCGCCAGGGTCAAAGAACAAGCCAAAGCCGCCGGTGGTGATAACGAAAGAGAGCCCCAACGCGCTCTGCAGCCACATCCTTGAGATCAGCGACGGCAGCGACGTGGCTGAGTGCATTGCTATCTTCGCCACGCGCCGCCACCGCGGCGTCTCAGTCCTCAGCGGCAACGGTTTCGTCACCAACGTCACGCTCCGGCAGCCGGCGGCCCCTGGAGGGGTCATCACCCTCCAGGGGCGGTTCGAGATTCTCTCCCTCTCCGGCGCGTTCCTGCCGGCGCCTTCGCCGCCGGAGGCCACCGGACTCACCGTGTACCTCGCCGGCGGGCAGGGGCAGGTGGTCGGANNNNNNNNNNNNNNNNNNNNNNNNNNNNNNNNNNNNNNNNNNNNNNNNNNNNNNNNNNNNNNNNNNNNNNNNNNNNNNNNNNNNNNNNNNNNNNNNNNNNGGTGATTGTAGTTGTTGCCATTTTCACTAATGCTATTAATCACAGGTTGCCTTTGCAGGAGAAACCTTGAAGAGGACATGCAAGAGGTGAATGAAGGTGATGGTGGTGGAACATCACCaccacaaccaccaccaccaccaccaccaccttcaCAAGGTGAACAACAGGTTTCAATGCCGGTGTAtaatttggtgcctaataatggTGATGTGTTTTGGGGGCCTCCATCTTCACCTTCTAATTATTGAAAACTTGAAACCCTTGTTGTTTACGTAATTGGCTTATCTGCTGTCTCGTGACCATTCAGAACGACTCAATGGTTTTGAGGgttgtgttaatatttaattgtgaAAATATTAACACAATTCTCAAAACGACGTTTGAAGACGGGATAGCAGAGAAGTCATGTTCGGAACTACTTTCCACCATTGATCTTGCTGACTGTATATGCGCAGTGTGATCAAACGGTTACTTTGTTTTCGTTGCAACTCAGGTTAGAACAACTTAGAacgtttttgaattttgatgatcATATCATATCTGTTGCATGTTATTTTAGTCTCTCCGGAGAACTTGTTTTGTTGTCTTTGTTATTGTCTCTCTTCTGTTTAATCTACATAGTTAGTAATTTGGTTCTGGAAGAGTCCATTTGGGAATTTATTGAATGAATGATACTatgataaacatttttttttgtactacTTCGATGATTATGGTTGGGAAGATGTGCTGTACAGTGTACACTGCAACCTGTACAGTTGTACTCGGGAAAATGAACGGTGGTGATTGAGTTTTTTAGAAATGTGCAAGGAaaagttatttttgtgtgtgtattaaTGAAATTATACCGCGGTTACGAGGTGTTCTTTATTTCCCAGGCATAACCATTATCGGACCTATTATTTGTCCTTTCTGTCTGGACTCTCGGGCTTTTTAAAGGGAAGATTTATGTTATGATACATTACTATTACTTTTTCATTAATCGTATCTTTATCTCATCCTTTTCTTGTGTTTTTATCACTCTCTTCTTTTCTAATCTAAAAATGGGACGGGTGGGAATTGTAGTTGCTTGATTCTTGAAAGTCATGAAGTTTAGGTTGGTGAAACTAGGAAATGTCCTTGTATCTTAGGTAACATTGGAAACAATTGAGATTAGGATTTAATTCTTGAGTGAGTAAATGTCCAAAAGTTCCTTTTTACTTTATACGTTGGCTCCCTTATAGGGCATCTTGTCTGAAATTTTGAATGTTTGCCACCTTGAATTACCAATAGGGTAGAGGGCAAGGGTGGTATGTAGGTTCCTCTCCTTTTAGTTAATAGCATTATTGCATTCCATCGGGAGGGTGCAAGAAAAGGTTGTCTAGGTGCTAGTATTTGGAAGCCCACACATGTGAAGTTTGGATCCAACTATTTACACTTACATGCTTTTCGTATTTAGTTTGTATCATCATTTGTATGCACAAATTTAGACTCATCTAGCTATCATcgacaaaaataggaaaaaaagtgTAATCTAGGCAatgtcttttttatctttatttgatGTGAGATAATTAGGTTTTGATATGCATGAAGAGTGGAGAAGGAGAGCATCATAATTGTAGCCGCCATTAGATTGAGGGTAGTAAACAGAAGGGGCTCTCAACTAGTCCTTTTTAGTTTATCTTCATTTCCTTTAAGCCAATATGGatcaattgattgattgattaagagttttgataaaaataaatatttagcgCCAAAACTTAATCAATTCAGTCATTATTTTAATACTCTAAAGTCCAAacctttattaatttgttttgtacAATGATGGAACTGGGAAATTTAAATATGACATGGTTGCTTCTATGCATTTTATCATCAGTATGGTTGAAAACGAATTAATACGAATTAATCGCTGGGTTCTTTATTTGTcctaaaattatgtatttatttaactGAAGTCAGAATTATGTACGATTTTAGACTTTAAAAGTcgtaatcatttttttttaccacttCAAGTTGTaaaacccttttttttaaaaataaaattgtttaagtttaaagttatttttataaaagttttaatttttttattgttattttattttgttttctaattttttaaaattgtaaaaaattatttatttaaatatcaaataaataattttaattttatttattaatagttttatttagtatgacatattttttatgattttattttatatgttattaattgattttaatgttttgttgtttaaaatatattatatatttttaatattattttatttaaatttttttgtttatttaaaatttagataatctattaataaaaatacatactaaaattaaaaacaacataatgcattaatataaaataaacaatacaaattaaagaaaaacataaaaaatagaaattatattaGTCATGTACTTGTTTGTATTGACAGTTAGTACAATTATGTCTTTCACTTCTACATAATGAGTATTTTTTAAGCTTATTTGAAATTAGTTCGTTCATTTTATTATGTACTCGAGTAGTGGTTGATCTTCCCAATGCCTGTAGTTGTTTCGAAGGATTTGTCTTAAAATGTGGATCTAAATATTGTGGTCATGTGTCTTCACTTCCAAGGGAATCAAAATGATGTTGATAacctttgaaaatatttttcaatttgtatatagggtcaacaaagtcatcataatttaaattgtaaaaagCACACGTTATAATTACATACGAGTAAGGTAGTCGAAGTGTTTAAAATTGTCCACAATCACACAACCATTCATTTAATTTGACAGTGCATGTCATTGCTCATCGACCAAGCCGCATATTTGTAATTTCTTGAACCTCAAACTCCCCTGTTTCTCAAACATACATGCGAACATAATGTGAGGTAACAATGCGTTGATTTTCTTGCATCATGACATATACGTCTTTATAGTACCTATGTCCTACCTTTGtcatattcatgatttttatGTCATTAGtaacaaatgaataatttattttattaaatatttcattgatTAAGGCATTAATAGATAATGCTTGGGCtcctttcaaaacaaaattcatatatttgaCAAGGTTGGTAGTCATATGACCATATGTTTTCCTTCATCGTAGGTTTGAGTCTATTTACTCTTGGGAATTTGATCCAACTAATCTGTTGCTTGTGGAAACCCTACTGGCATTGCGAGTAACTTTGTCTCAAATTTTGGTTTCCTCATCTCATATCCTATgccaaaagataaaataatgaataataaatatagtgAAGATGCAATAAAGCAAGAATATGATGCATGGAATAAGAACAAGCATACCCATAttgatgacttttttttaagtcaACATTTTGAAactatttgttgaaatttgatGCAATGTGGCAAATGTAATACACAGACAAAACATCTGATCAATTCCACCCAACGTATTCCAATTGTAAAGTTGCTAGCAAATCGATTCCCCTGTCTGATATAATACACAAATTTGGTTGCAGTGTGACATATCTCTACAAATAATGCAAGATCCACATCCAAGTTTCTTTGGTCTCGCTCTCAAGAATTGCAAAAACAAGTGGAAAATTGTTCCTACTACCATCTTGCCCGATGACAGTCAACAAAGTACCACGATTTTTGTCAGTTAAAAATGTATCATCTACTTGCACAATTGGTTTGTAATATTTAAAGCCTTCAATGCATAGGTTTAATGCCCAAAATACACGATTAAGAATCACTCTAGGAGACTTATCCTCACCTTTCTTCATTGAAGATGGAGTTTTGTATTTTACTGTGGTACCTGGTACAAAATGTCGAACAGCTGTCAACCATACAAGCAGGTAACTGCATGCTTGTTCCTAACTTTCAAATGTCATTTCAAGGAAATTTTGCTTAGTTGTTCATACTTTTTTGTATGAAAAGTGTAACCAAACCGTTGATGCATGTCTGTAATTGAGGTTTTGATTTCGATACCATGATTTATTTTCACTAAATGAACAAAATTTGTCCCATAAAACttctttaatttgtattgttcattttatattaatgtattctgttatttttaattttagtatgtatttttattaatagattatctaaattttaaataaacaaaaaaatttaaataaaataatattaaaaatacataatatattttaaataaaaaacattaatataaattaataacatataaaataaaaccataaaaaatatatatcatattaaataaaactattaataagtaaaattaaaataaaataacctaaCCAGAAATCAAGTCAcgtgtttaatatatatatatatatatatatataagatagcAACTAATGCATGGTCCTTATGAATGGATATTTCTTTTTCCTGCAGGATATACCCACCCACCATTCATTTTAGATGTGTCTGACCTAAAATCAATATTGGAGATGCTTCTCGACTAGGAAAGATTCTTGTTTTAGGACGATGTAGGATTTTTTTGCAAATGACCACATTAGTAATTTTCATTTCTACAATTGGAGCATTTTATCTCCACCAAAAATTGACACAATTTCTTAGTATATACGTACGtggtaaaaaaagttattattcaTTCGGATAAATAACAGACTAGAAAAGTAAGTTTATGTTACgaagttatattttattgtcatttctTTGAGCTAAATGTCAATAAAACTTCTTTTACAGAAATGCATATatctatatatgtttttttttttttttagactgCTTCATAGTCTAGGTAGTTTATTGCATCCTCACCTCACCTTACAAAGTTTTGtgtttaacttttttgtttttttcatttgaaaaagtGTTGTGTTCACTTGTTTCACTggttgaatataaaataattgacaataattactatttttctatttctcatttgtattttttttgtcattttcgtttattaaaaattaagggGGATAACAAAAGTTGTTTCGCATTTGTGTTAAAAGCCCATTTTTCTGTGTTCATTTGAAGAGCACAAGAAACTATTGTAGGAAAACTATTTGATAGGAattaaattgaagataaaattaCTAGAGATGAACTTTTTATTCTGATAATTCTGGAGATGAACATTTTAGTGCATGATTGGATTAATGGTTGCGGATTAATGATTGTAAGTTTAAGTGTGAGTGAAATTTAAGTTTGTAAGCTGAGTTAatgaaaacaactaaaaattttcttttgtaaaattgagttttaagagacattttttatttgcaaaaatatttttaggaataaccaaaaatgttactaaaataagtttattttccGAAGGTACCATCATCAATACCCATTCTTGGCCAATGAGAAAACTGGGCCAATGACTTTTTCAAACCCATTCTTGGCTAAACATGCTCCTAGCCAAACGGAAACTTGGCCAATGACTTTTTCAAACCCATTCTTGGCcaatgagaaaatattttatctttgttttatcCGTATAGCGTGTGCAGGGATTTTAATGATGTTGATGTAACTATTGTGAACCCGTAAAAATCGCATAAAGTCTCTTTTCGGGTATTAAAGGTCAAAAGCATTTGCTGTGCATTTATGGTGGAATTAATATTTGTTCACATGTAATTAGGGAATTAGGACGGTTAAAAGTAGAATGGGTTTTCTTCATAGAgcaatttttattagttttatcatttcatttgaTAGAAAAATATTGTACCCATCTGGATCGTCATGTTTCTGAATTTTAACACTTTTAGCTTTTATGCATTTCCCACTTTGAGACTAAGAGACTATGTATCTTGCTAGACCCTATTGTATTTCAATTCTAACATTCTTAACCTTTGCGTATTTTGTGTTTAAGGTTAGGGATTTATGTATCCTCCAAGATTGGATTGGATTGTATTATGATCCCAACATCCTTAGTCTCTATGCATCTCTCACTTGAAACTGTAGTTGTGTACCTTTTTTGGAACAAATTGTATCCTGATCTCAACAACCTTAGTCTTTACGCATCTCGTGCTTGAGGCTAGTGAGATTTATACCCTTCGGATTGGATCCTATCTCGATCCCAACACCCTTAATCTCTGTGCATCTCGCGCTTGAGGATAAGGGGTTGTGTACCCTTCTAGATCAAATTGTATCTTGATCCCTGCGTATAGCTCCTACTAATCGGGTTCCACGTAGATAATCTTTATCATATCATGCTCGATTTAGTGACACTTGAGATACAGGGGTTGGGGTGAAA
The genomic region above belongs to Glycine max cultivar Williams 82 chromosome 14, Glycine_max_v4.0, whole genome shotgun sequence and contains:
- the LOC100787100 gene encoding AT-hook motif nuclear-localized protein 15 (The sequence of the model RefSeq protein was modified relative to this genomic sequence to represent the inferred CDS: added 109 bases not found in genome assembly), whose protein sequence is MANRWWAGSATVKPSEQDNGDNNGTPTNSGNSNTKVNAVLEDDANTNERDGEEQTLSGGRRPRGRPPGSKNKPKPPVVITKESPNALCSHILEISDGSDVAECIAIFATRRHRGVSVLSGNGFVTNVTLRQPAAPGGVITLQGRFEILSLSGAFLPAPSPPEATGLTVYLAGGQGQVVGGSVVGPLVTSGPVIVVAATFANATYERLPLEDEKGEEDMQEVNEGDGGGTSPPQPPPPPPPPSQGEQQVSMPVYNLVPNNGDVFWGPPSSPSNY